In Podarcis muralis chromosome 7, rPodMur119.hap1.1, whole genome shotgun sequence, the genomic stretch ataataataaacaaatacaacgtgttctattttttaaaaagcacagggtTGGGGGTGTGGGGCAGTTGAAGATCCTCATTCAGTACGCTGCCTAAGCCATCCACCCACTGGGTAGGAGGAGGTAGGATCAAGGGTTGAGGTTGGCAGACCATCCCAGTCAAAGCCTGGCTTTTCTGGGTGCCAGCACTGTCTATGCCCACATGCTTTTCTTCCCTAGTTGCAAAATCCAACATCCACCTCAGCTACAGTGACTGCACCTTGTAACCCCTAAGCCTGCAACTCATCGAGGCATGCATAGCCATGTgggcagggaaggaagaagagggaCTGTCTCCCCTGCCAGATGTATCACAAGATgctcatatttctttttttaaaaaacaaacaaacccaaaacaaaGTAGGTTTCTAGCATTCGTAGAACCTGAGATGCAAGGCAGCGTGTGCAGGCATGAGTCCCTTCATTTGTTTCTGTGCTCCCACCTTTCAGTTATACTTGTTTAtttagaacagcctttgccaacctgggtgCCTTTCAggtattttggaccacaactggaAGCCCGATTTATTATAttttctctccccaaccccctaGAAAAAATCCTGCAGATACTCCTTGCTCAGGAGTGCAACTTACTGATGGCAATGTGGACAGACAGCACGGGCTGAGACACCGTCAGGGCCCAGATATGGAGGCTGTGCAGGGCTTTCACTCCGTTTATGGACAGCAAGATACTCTTCACATCATTGAACTCCACACCCTTTGGGGTGGCTGCAAAGAAGcaaaggtggagaaggagatgctGGTAAGAAGCAGACAACAAGATGACACAACTGCTGCTTTGTCTTGCGCAAAGCTAAAACATATAGTTTGATTGGATTATACCAGGCATAGTCAAACtcgccctccagaagttttgggactacaactcccatcatccctagctaacaggaccagtggtcagggatgatgggacttgtagtcccaaaacatctggagggccgagtttggggaagcCTGGATTATACCATGGAAGACGACTTCATGTTTCCTTGGGGGTCCTTTTCCCAGCCCTGAGAGCCATAGAGAGAGGACTGGAGGAcctcatttggcccccaggcctgatgCTCCCCACTCTTCCATTTCAGCAGCTGGAGAGGAaaggaccctccagagcaggcataggcaaactcagccctccagatgttttgggactacaacttccatcatccctagctaacaggaccagtggtcagggatgatgggacttgtagtcccaaaacatctgttgttgttttttttgaaatGATGTTTATTTTAATCTGAACACAAAAATATGGAACGCTTCACGAATTTGCGTGTCATCCTTGCgcaggggccatgctaatcttctctgtatcattccaattttagtatatgtgctgccgaagcgagcacgtagtcccaaaacacctggagggccgagtttgcctatgcctgctccagaaACTCAGAGGAGTGgtgcttcctccccacccaccccattttctGGACTCAAACAGTGCACCCCTCCAGCTGCTACGGGGACAAGGAGACACGGGGCGAAATAACTAACACATTACTACCCAACCCAAACCCTTAGAATGCAACAGACTGAACAAAGGAAAAGTAAAGCAACTACCTGCATTTTTAAGTGCCGCAATGTCTTGCTTTGACTTGCAATGTCCCCCCACACCAAGTAGGCCCCCCCCCATACATAGAAAATTCATGGCATAGTCCAACCAGATGCTCCAATCTCTTTCCCCCACTTCAAAAGGGGAGACTTGCCTTCCATCAACACAAGGACAACATCTCGGAGGATGCTTAGGGTCGTTCCAAGGACCAGGATGGAAAACAGGAAGGTGCAGATGGGATCCACGTATTTGTActctggctggaggaagaaggcgaaggagaaagaaaactgtGAGCCTCTCTGTCTTATACAGAGTCTGTTCAGTGGTCTATCTAGATCAGTACCCACTACAATGaccagcagtagctctccaggctttcaggtaGGGATGATGCTGAGGACCGAACCCAAGATGCTCTGCCACTCGACTGCAGAttccctgctctgctctgcacCTAACTTATTACTGGCCCCAAACAAGCTTGTTCTTTACAGAGCCAACATGGTAACAGCAGCAGTTGTCTCCTAAGAGAGTCGGCAGAGCTGCTCCATCATGGAATAAATATTCTTTGCAATTATCAATTATTCCAGACCGCTTTACCTTGAAGTAGATGATGTAGGCTGCCACCAAGACTCCAATGCTTTGCAGGAAATCCCCAACCACGTGGATGAAAGCAGCCCGGACACTGGTGTTGGGGCCACTGCCGTGACTGTGCCCATTGCCGTGACTGTGCCCATTGCCGTGACTGTGCCCATGCCCTGACTGGTGGAGAACAATGCCCATTCTGGAGggagaaattaaaaggaaaagtgGGCAAGGAGAGAAGACTTTGCCAAAAGGAGAgcatcaggctgcagcagaggcAAAGATGGGAAGCAGGGCCATACCGCTGGCTCTGCTCTCTGATCTTTCCTGAACTCTCTTCCAGCCTCAGCTGGCTGTCACTTGTTACTTTTAAGAATTGGTATCCAAGcttctttgttttcctcttccctccccattgcCTTTTCCTCCTCTGTCATTCCTTTCTGACTGCGGTGGGCAGAAACTATCTTTATTCTTCCATAAGCAGTTCTGGGACCCTTTCCCCAGCTGACGGGCAGAGAAATAATGCTACAGTTAAATAACTAAATCCCACACTGACTTCTCAACTCCTCTTGCATTCTGTACATAAGTTTCATTActtgttgtttgccaccctgggaacCTTCAGGAAGAAGGGCAGGACAGAAATCTGATAATTgcactaaatcaggggtcagcaacctttttcagctgtgggctggtccaccatccatatggtaggccagactatatttattgggggtgggggggatgaatgaattcctatgccccacaaatgacccagagatgcattttaaataaaaggacacattctactcatgcaaaaacactctgattcccagaccatccgcgggctggattgagaaggtgattgggccacatctggccccagggccttaggttgcctacccccagtggcgtagcgtggggggtgcagggggggccggccgcaccgagcgcaacatctggggttagggcaaatccacgggttagggggcgcaaatccacgggttagggggcgcaaatccacgggttagggggcgcaaattacttgccttgccccgggtgctgacaacccacgctacgccactgcctacccCTGCACTAAATGAAGAACATCGGAAGTAAAAACACTCAGACGTGGGGGATAGAGAGTGGGCCTCTTCCTATGACCAGAGGCTTTTGTTCATTCAGCCCCTGTCATCCAGAACCCAGGAAGCTGTTTCACACCAGCTCAGATGGTCTGCTCAGCCCAGTAATGTAGACCCTTAATTGGGAGTGTCTTTCTAGGGCCTCTGGCTAAGGTCCTTTCTATCACCAGCTTCCTGATCCTTTTTGCCCAGATCTCTATCTCCACACATCCCTGCAGGCTAATCACCTGACTTCATTATCACTTCAAGTGACAATATCGCTTTTAAAGTCAGTTTCCAGGAGGTTTCAATAGAAACTGCTTGCAAAGGGACTTCCAAGTGAAGGCAGCCACGCCTTTACCTACCATCTCATGTCAGTGGGCAGGACCAAAGGCTGGAGATTCCCCACAACGACGTGTTTTGGCCTACAAAGCATGGTACCACTGATCTATGCAGCCCGCAATCCATTGCCAGGGTCAACCCCTATCTGTGGAGAATCTCCAGTTTATGCAACTTCCTTAGGTGCCCATTCAAGTGCATTCTGAGCATGCTTACATACATGATGTTTACTGCCACGGCACAGCCAGAGGTGATGAGCATGGCATTCCCTTCTATCTCGTACTCGCCCGAGATCAGCCGTTGCACTGCTAAATAAACCAGGACACCAGTCACCACCCAGATAGACAGAACGGACAGCAGGGCTCCCAAGATCTCTGCAGAGAAAGCCAGGAAGGTTTGGTTAGGTTAGGTGTCAATGGCAGGCGAAGAGCAACAACTCCCCAAGCAGGTACTTTCTGAGAGTTTGGTTTGCATACACTCGGGAGTATGTCCACCAAATAAAGCTGCCCAATTAGACTGCTCCAATACATTCTCTTGCAACAGACAGACCAATTCACAAGGCAACAAGAGGCCCAATTCAGTGCTGCTTTATTTGTGCAGGCAGCCTCAACCGTAAAAATTATGTCCTGAGAACTGTTTGAAACAATAAAGACATTAAGCCCCTTATTGGAGGGGGAACGGGAGAAATTGGGACCTGTGTGTAAATTGTCCCGTCCCGTGTGCAGGAGTTCCATGTGAATCGGGCCCACAAATCTTACCGTCCCCAATTCAGCCCTCCCTGCATCACTGATGCACACACAGTTATTTTCTGGGCTTAAAATGAGATCCATTGTTCCATACTTTTAATTCCACCTTCTgaaaaatgtcaggtaatgctaaataataataataataataataataataataatatagctgcATCTTCAGCAGCACaattggatgccttcatctgccccagctgcaacaaaacatgttgcTCCTGCGtcaatctctacagccacagcaggcagtgcaactctccagcggtttgactttaccccaaaggcacactcctctgtTGTCTCCCGAGACAAACAGAGGCCAACAacaactgcaagtacttggccaTAATTTTTAACTATTTCTATGAAATTTTatacacattttacttaccaagcaaaactaagttACATTAATTTAACCAAcgtatcttttgaattcccaaatcATGTTACAACTTTTCAGCCCCCctcattggttttgttttgttttttaaattcagCATGCCCCACCAACACAGCTCTATAGTCTCTGCTCAGAAGTTTGCATTTGATCTGCTACAGTGTGAATGTCACATAGCCAGCAGGCACAACTTTCGGTGGGCTTTCTTGGAAGTCTGCTTAATTGTattcactgggacttactccTTAGTAGCCAGGATGTTGTTACCTGCTCGATGCCAGCCAAAATTCATGGTCTTGGTAGGGGGCCGAGAAGACatccagagagagaaaaggctgatCATCATGCTGGCAAAGTCCGTCAAGAGGTGGGCGGCGTCAGTCATGATGGCAAGGCTGTGGGCAAGGTACCCCCCTGGGGAGAGAGAGCCCCACAGGCAGAGGGCagtattagaaactgagatatgaaagctatgagctaaatggcaccttaatccTAGGTTAAGGGCACAACAACGGAatttctaggcacacttttttataacaggaatacaaagctgaaaatgaatgaactgcagctaaaatattatgttccttTTTCATGTGGTCTAgtccttcctctgcccacccccctaatattcttgagagggtctcttctccagtcttcagagagtagctagaagtggggaggcagaaaagggtcctcctttccttccactctgcagttttaatctgaaatataGGCGCAGTACCGCACCCAGAACTCAGAAgctgcttgcactaatgaaattccctgttgcaaaatgcgcctagaacaatgcaaATTTCCAACACTGATTACAGATGATTCATGCATTACGGCAgtgctggggaaactcaggcctgtgggccaaatgcagccctctgggcCTCTTTATGTATCCCTTGGAACTCCCCTCCACCCAAGGCCACAGCTCTCACTGGCTGTGCTTCACACCCCTTCAGTGTGGCTGGCCGGAATGTGTTGCAAACTGCCCAGGgaacttatggtgaagggcaggtaaatacagtggtacctcaggttaagtacttaattcgttccggaggtccgttctgaacctaaaattgttcttaacctgaagcaccactttagctaatggggcctcctgctgctgccgcaccgccggagcccgatttctgttctcatcctgaagcaatgttcttaacctgaggcactatttctgggttagcagagtctgtaacctgaagcgaatgtaacctgaagcgtatgtaacctgaggtaccactgtaataggaagaactgggacagctcagtcagtacagcatgaggctcttaatcttagGGCCGTGGGTTTGAGTTCCACatcaggcaaaagattcctgcaccgcagggattgactagatgacccttgaggtcccttccaactctacaattctatgattctatagatgATAATTTGTACACAGTCATGATGCACAACCCAAACAGCAAACAGTGATGTCAAAAAGCATCAAGAGCCTTACCCACAACTTCTCCCACCATGAAGACCAAGCAGATGGCCGAGGCGACGTAGAGCTTCTTCCGAGCTCTCTCTTTTTCAGCATCGTAGCTGCTGTTCGATGCCCAGCTGGAATGGCAGTGCTGGTTCCCATTCAGGCCCAGCTCGAAGGAGGAAAGGTCTGGAACGTAGCCGACTATTGGGTTTGGGAAATTCTTACCCACGACTCCTAAATAAGACCTGTGTCATAAAGAgaagatttttaaagaaagagagagagaggttgtctCAGGCAGAGATGATGCTGTCCCCCAAACTCTAAATTTGCAGAAGCACAACAATAAACTGAATACCCCCGTCACCACAAAAAATGTCCAGTAAGGACCAAGTATGTTAGTTAGCCACACCATGTTGAGTGTCAGCTggaaaagcaaagcagaaaacaGCAGAGGTCTTACTTCAGCTCCTTATGAATTTAATTCAAAGTCACTGTACTGGAGCTATTAGTGTGCAGGACTACGACATAGGAAGCCCAAGATTTAGGTCCTCACATGGctgggaagctcactgggtggcccttggtctctcagtttaacctacctcacatggtggttgtgaggataaaatgggggtgtGGGAAAACTAGGTACATAACCttgagctaataataataataattaataataatttattacttttactgtgttgccccaaccactctgggcaacatggtgggatagaaatgtatcCCTTGGTTGGAAAGAAATgtaaactaataaataaataaatagtatctTGAtcacctatattattattatttaaaataatgtttcaTAAATAGTATCTTGatcacatatatttttattatttaaaatgtttcgTTTGACGGTATGGCATTCAAGTTTGCTGTGCGGCAGTGCCAAGTAGAGATCCTCACAGTGTTAGCAAAACAAGCAGAAAATAGGCATGTGCCTTTGCgtgtgtgtttgcttgtgtgtgagagagagtgagtgagtttGATTTACATGTCCTTAGGCAGCACTACCTAATTTGTCTTCTGTTGCCTCTGCACATATGCACCACTCAAGTTAAGGGTGGGGACCCTCAGGCCCAGGGGGCAAATGCAGCGCCTCCCCCTCCACAGTTTTCTACCCAGCCCTCTTGATTCCTCCTTGGCCAAGGCCCATTCATTCCCTGGGTCATTTGTCCTGCagcaccagccctgctctgcccCTCCCTGGTGTTCTTTTCCTGGGTGGAATGTGCCCTTGCAATGTGACAATGCCTCCTGTAATCACTGGCAGGGAACCTCTGCATGCCAAAGGCAGGCAAGAGGAATacaggcagaacaatgggtggATGTGATTCTTACCTTTCGTAGAGCAGGCTGCATTCCGAACATGT encodes the following:
- the SLC30A2 gene encoding proton-coupled zinc antiporter SLC30A2, yielding MEPGSGEKSQLLNGVEGRSYLGVVGKNFPNPIVGYVPDLSSFELGLNGNQHCHSSWASNSSYDAEKERARKKLYVASAICLVFMVGEVVGGYLAHSLAIMTDAAHLLTDFASMMISLFSLWMSSRPPTKTMNFGWHRAEILGALLSVLSIWVVTGVLVYLAVQRLISGEYEIEGNAMLITSGCAVAVNIIMGIVLHQSGHGHSHGNGHSHGNGHSHGSGPNTSVRAAFIHVVGDFLQSIGVLVAAYIIYFKPEYKYVDPICTFLFSILVLGTTLSILRDVVLVLMEATPKGVEFNDVKSILLSINGVKALHSLHIWALTVSQPVLSVHIAINKDADAQAVLKEASSRLQGAFNFHTTTIQIENYSEDMKDCRECQSPSD